In Crassostrea angulata isolate pt1a10 chromosome 6, ASM2561291v2, whole genome shotgun sequence, a genomic segment contains:
- the LOC128190679 gene encoding B1 bradykinin receptor-like has product MNFSSEDYAYYIQMFDDKDFVQLMEVATFMTLYIQPLICGFGFLVNFLATCVFTSKYLRLNSSNFYLASLSGSSCVYMLSVLLAWLEVVQVPVIHRDGVCQTVVFLTYVTSFLTVWLVTVITFEHYVIVHHITAVRFVCQRRKAKILVSCLVVLSIALYSMSLWSTGVENKSGSRFCTPRYGQTAIILNHVLFYIDTLATLLLPGILTLALICACVSRQLLWRNIAVSCLRHHRNVRISRRERSLLRIARALLLISISHVMFSGPSFIFRLRYQISTLISGKDTAVFSDNYINAILQILYYVSFTANFIIYVVFCANFRLGLKSIFHLHFFKCNQH; this is encoded by the coding sequence ATGAACTTCAGTAGCGAGGACTATGCCTACTATATCCAGATGTTTGATGACAAGGATTTCGTCCAACTTATGGAGGTCGCCACATTCATGACTCTGTACATACAGCCGCTTATTTGTGGGTTTGGGTTTTTGGTAAACTTTTTAGCGACCTGTGTTTTCACCTCTAAATACCTGCGTCTGAACTCCTCCAACTTTTACCTGGCCTCGCTGTCCGGGTCGTCGTGCGTTTACATGCTGTCCGTACTCTTGGCCTGGCTGGAGGTGGTGCAGGTGCCCGTTATTCACCGTGACGGCGTCTGTCAGACCGTCGTCTTTCTGACGTACGTCACCAGTTTTCTGACGGTGTGGTTGGTCACTGTGATTACGTTTGAGCATTACGTCATTGTCCATCACATCACGGCCGTCAGGTTCGTCTGTCAGCGACGCAAGGCAAAGATTCTTGTGTCGTGTCTCGTCGTTTTATCTATCGCTCTTTATTCCATGTCCTTGTGGTCAACAGGGGTTGAAAATAAGTCGGGCTCGAGGTTCTGTACCCCAAGATACGGACAGACGGCTATCATTTTGAACCACGTGCTATTCTACATTGACACGCTGGCCACGCTTCTGTTGCCCGGAATTCTGACTCTTGCACTGATCTGTGCTTGTGTAAGTCGACAATTACTTTGGAGGAACATAGCAGTGTCGTGTTTGAGACATCACAGAAACGTCAGAATATCTCGGCGAGAGAGATCCTTGCTGAGAATAGCGCGGGCATTGCTGCTGATCAGTATATCCCACGTGATGTTTAGCGGGCCGAGCTTTATCTTTAGACTTCGATATCAGATATCTACCCTGATATCTGGCAAGGATACGGCGGTGTTTAGTGATAACTACATTAACGCTATACTACAAATACTGTACTATGTATCCTTCACtgcaaatttcattatttacgtTGTGTTTTGTGCCAATTTTCGCCTGGGACTCAAGAGCATCTTTCACTTGCACTTCTTCAAATGCAATCAACACTAG